A single Calidifontibacter indicus DNA region contains:
- a CDS encoding DUF2530 domain-containing protein, with translation MTQNSPDPTPEQLGLAPMKVDMPKVTLTGIAVWIVALVVILAVPSLHEGARDWWPWAPVCGIVLGLLGYVYVRRGRGNASAA, from the coding sequence GTGACCCAGAACTCACCCGATCCCACCCCCGAGCAACTCGGCCTCGCGCCGATGAAGGTCGACATGCCGAAGGTCACGCTCACCGGCATCGCCGTCTGGATCGTCGCGCTCGTCGTGATCCTCGCGGTGCCGAGCCTGCACGAGGGCGCCCGGGACTGGTGGCCGTGGGCGCCGGTGTGCGGCATCGTGCTCGGCCTGCTCGGCTACGTGTACGTGCGGCGCGGACGCGGCAACGCGTCGGCCGCCTAG
- a CDS encoding NCS2 family permease: MSTSAPPAAASGIDRFFKISERGSTVSREVRGGFVTFFTMAYIIALNPLILGFVKDGTGQFLGGGPGDGSNLSVIAACTALVAGVMSIAMGMFANFPMSIAAGLGLNAFVAYGVAALPDMTWQAAMGLVVWEGILILLLVVSGFRVAAFRALPQQMKTAISVGIGMFIAFIGVFDSGFSRAGSGTPVQLGVDGRLQGWPIVVFIFGFLLLVALSVRKVTGAMLIAIVSATVLAIIIEAVANIGPRTVGGKETNPRTWSLNVPTVPDTVVQTPDFSLVGHVDMFGGFAKAGVIAAVLIIFSLVLADFFDTMGTMTAIGAKADLLDKDGIPADSQKILVVDSVAAAAGGLGGVSSNTAYIESAAGVGDGARTGLASVVTGVLFLLATFAAPLVEVIPHEAAAPALVFVGFLMMQEVGDIDWRDIEIALPAFLTIALMPFTYSITVGIGVGTLTYLAIKVIRGKWSQIPVVLWIISACFALYFAIDPIRQVFGVN; encoded by the coding sequence ATGTCCACGAGCGCACCCCCGGCCGCAGCCAGCGGCATCGACAGATTCTTCAAGATCTCCGAGCGAGGCTCGACGGTGTCGCGGGAGGTGCGCGGTGGGTTCGTCACCTTCTTCACGATGGCCTACATCATCGCGCTGAACCCGCTGATCCTCGGTTTCGTGAAGGACGGCACCGGTCAGTTCCTCGGCGGCGGACCCGGTGACGGTTCGAACCTGTCGGTGATCGCGGCTTGTACGGCGCTGGTCGCCGGCGTGATGTCGATCGCGATGGGCATGTTCGCGAACTTCCCGATGTCGATCGCGGCCGGTCTCGGCCTCAATGCGTTCGTCGCGTACGGCGTCGCAGCGCTGCCCGACATGACCTGGCAGGCCGCGATGGGTCTGGTGGTCTGGGAGGGCATCCTCATCCTGTTGCTCGTGGTCTCCGGTTTCCGGGTGGCGGCCTTCCGGGCGTTGCCGCAGCAGATGAAGACCGCGATCTCGGTCGGCATCGGCATGTTCATCGCGTTCATCGGCGTCTTCGACTCGGGCTTCTCCCGGGCCGGCTCGGGCACCCCGGTGCAACTCGGCGTCGACGGGCGCCTGCAGGGCTGGCCGATCGTCGTGTTCATCTTCGGTTTCCTGCTGCTGGTCGCGCTCTCGGTGCGCAAGGTGACCGGCGCCATGCTCATCGCGATCGTGTCGGCCACCGTGCTGGCGATCATCATCGAGGCCGTCGCGAACATCGGGCCCCGGACCGTCGGCGGCAAGGAGACCAACCCGCGCACCTGGTCGCTCAACGTGCCGACGGTGCCCGACACCGTCGTCCAGACCCCCGACTTCTCGCTCGTCGGACACGTCGACATGTTCGGCGGGTTCGCCAAGGCGGGTGTCATCGCCGCGGTGCTGATCATCTTCTCGCTGGTGTTGGCCGACTTCTTCGACACGATGGGCACGATGACCGCGATCGGCGCGAAGGCCGACCTGCTCGACAAGGATGGCATCCCGGCCGACTCGCAGAAGATTCTCGTCGTCGACTCGGTGGCGGCTGCCGCCGGTGGTCTGGGTGGCGTCAGCTCCAACACCGCCTACATCGAGTCGGCGGCGGGTGTCGGCGACGGTGCCCGCACCGGTCTCGCGTCGGTCGTCACCGGCGTGCTGTTCCTGCTCGCCACCTTCGCCGCCCCGTTGGTCGAGGTCATCCCGCACGAGGCGGCCGCACCCGCGCTGGTGTTCGTCGGCTTCCTGATGATGCAGGAGGTGGGCGACATCGACTGGCGCGACATCGAGATCGCGCTCCCGGCGTTCCTGACCATCGCGCTGATGCCGTTCACCTACTCGATCACCGTCGGCATCGGCGTCGGCACGCTGACCTACCTGGCGATCAAGGTGATCCGCGGCAAGTGGTCGCAGATCCCGGTGGTGCTGTGGATCATCTCGGCCTGTTTCGCCCTGTACTTCGCCATCGATCCGATCCGGCAGGTGTTCGGGGTCAACTGA